A stretch of Paludisphaera borealis DNA encodes these proteins:
- a CDS encoding type 4a pilus biogenesis protein PilO: MATKRSASTLEHLVLAQVRDPLRLRFVLAAGILAAWHLSFYGPIHDQVATTLHLAARERTRAATAARIEILRETLDPFKKRIPEHSDPNELIHYVMAHCRQSPVKILDLKPSKTLELGPFNGIGLRISLETTFIDLYQFLAWVENDRRLLRVESLKILPKDGSNVLHVEIELLSLVEKEKPKTAKPAAGAGPRA, translated from the coding sequence GTGGCAACGAAACGATCGGCCTCGACGCTCGAACACCTGGTGCTGGCGCAGGTTCGCGACCCGCTCAGGCTGCGATTCGTCCTCGCCGCCGGCATCCTCGCCGCCTGGCACCTGAGCTTTTACGGCCCGATCCACGATCAGGTCGCGACGACCCTGCACCTGGCCGCCAGGGAGCGAACCCGCGCGGCCACCGCCGCTCGGATCGAAATCCTCCGCGAGACGCTCGACCCATTCAAGAAACGCATCCCCGAGCACTCCGACCCGAACGAGCTGATCCATTACGTGATGGCCCACTGCCGGCAGTCGCCGGTCAAGATCCTCGACCTCAAGCCCTCCAAGACCCTGGAGCTCGGCCCGTTCAACGGCATCGGCCTGCGAATCTCCCTCGAAACGACCTTCATCGACCTCTACCAGTTCCTGGCCTGGGTCGAGAACGATCGGCGCCTGCTCCGCGTCGAATCGCTCAAGATCCTCCCCAAAGACGGTTCCAACGTGCTCCACGTCGAGATCGAACTGCTCAGCCTCGTGGAGAAGGAAAAGCCGAAGACCGCCAAGCCGGCGGCCGGGGCCGGCCCTCGCGCCTAG
- a CDS encoding GspE/PulE family protein: MSAPFELTHSQPLILELLARRGRFDSKQIEELEELLVKASPGSLPEAVLIRAGRVSDAEVARIYADDLLIPLAPPVDDRSEAVKRLAGLLPENLCTSKLICPTAIRDDVLDVAFVSPEMMGVVHELQIMTGLRIKPQIAPLSQVESLLDALYRNNQHSQEISRETEGFHDASHAEAEVDENILLLDTPPANDENGRIVRMVNQILEQALRNRASDIHLEPFEDGCKFRLRIDGVLHELPSPSKAVFVMILSRLKVLAKMDIAEKRIPQDGAIAVKNVDKRVDLRVNTVPTVHGEKMVMRILDKEAIPLNLTDLGLDERQATDLIEAIRAPHGLAMVTGPTGSGKSTTLYACLNMLNEPKHNICTVEDPVEYKFKGMNQVQVKSQVGLTFSSALRAFLRQDPDIIMVGEVRDQETAEICLRAALTGHFVLSTIHTNDALSAVTRLQDMGIEPFLLSCTLRVLEAQRLVRLLCPKCKEPFEVGAELAERHNLIQGEVLYRPKGCIHCRRLGYKGRVGVFEVIRITPRLMQLIQNRTPLDQLRKAAREEGMKMLYDTALDKVRQGLTSLEAALSVTMAEEA, encoded by the coding sequence ATGAGCGCTCCGTTCGAGCTGACCCATTCGCAGCCCCTGATCCTGGAGCTTCTGGCCCGTCGCGGGCGGTTCGACTCCAAGCAGATCGAAGAGCTTGAGGAGTTACTTGTGAAGGCCAGCCCTGGCTCGCTCCCCGAGGCCGTCCTGATCAGGGCCGGCCGCGTCTCCGACGCCGAGGTCGCGCGGATCTACGCCGACGATCTGCTCATCCCCCTGGCGCCGCCGGTGGACGACCGCTCCGAGGCCGTCAAGAGACTCGCCGGCCTCCTCCCCGAGAACCTCTGCACCAGCAAGCTGATCTGCCCCACGGCGATCCGCGACGACGTCCTCGACGTCGCCTTCGTCTCTCCCGAGATGATGGGCGTGGTCCACGAGCTTCAGATCATGACCGGCCTGCGGATCAAGCCGCAGATCGCGCCGCTCTCGCAGGTCGAGTCCCTGCTCGACGCGCTCTATCGCAACAATCAGCACAGCCAGGAGATCAGCCGCGAGACCGAGGGGTTCCACGACGCGTCCCACGCCGAGGCGGAGGTCGACGAGAACATCCTCCTGCTCGACACGCCGCCGGCCAACGACGAGAACGGCCGGATCGTCCGCATGGTCAACCAGATCCTCGAACAGGCGCTCCGCAACCGCGCCAGCGACATCCACCTGGAACCGTTCGAGGACGGCTGCAAGTTCCGGCTGCGGATCGACGGCGTGCTGCACGAGCTGCCGTCGCCGTCGAAGGCCGTCTTCGTGATGATCCTCTCCCGCCTCAAGGTGCTGGCGAAGATGGACATCGCCGAGAAGCGCATCCCCCAGGACGGCGCCATCGCGGTCAAGAACGTCGACAAGCGGGTCGACCTTCGCGTCAACACGGTCCCGACCGTTCACGGCGAGAAGATGGTCATGCGAATCCTCGACAAGGAGGCGATCCCGCTGAACCTGACGGACCTCGGCCTCGACGAGCGGCAGGCGACCGACTTGATCGAGGCGATCCGCGCGCCCCACGGCCTGGCGATGGTCACCGGCCCCACCGGGAGCGGCAAGTCGACGACCCTTTACGCCTGCCTCAACATGCTCAACGAGCCGAAGCACAACATCTGCACCGTCGAGGACCCGGTCGAATACAAGTTCAAGGGGATGAACCAGGTCCAGGTCAAATCGCAGGTCGGCCTCACATTTTCATCGGCCCTCCGCGCGTTCCTCCGCCAGGACCCAGACATCATCATGGTCGGCGAGGTCCGCGACCAAGAGACCGCCGAGATCTGCCTGCGGGCCGCGCTCACCGGCCACTTCGTGCTCTCGACCATCCACACCAACGACGCCCTCTCGGCCGTGACCCGGCTCCAGGACATGGGGATCGAGCCCTTCCTGCTCTCGTGCACGCTCCGGGTCCTCGAAGCCCAGCGGCTGGTGCGCCTGCTCTGCCCCAAGTGCAAGGAGCCGTTCGAGGTCGGCGCCGAGCTGGCCGAGCGCCACAACCTGATCCAGGGCGAGGTCCTTTACCGCCCCAAGGGCTGCATCCACTGCCGACGGCTCGGCTACAAGGGACGCGTCGGCGTCTTCGAGGTGATCCGGATCACCCCCAGGCTGATGCAATTGATCCAGAATCGCACCCCCCTCGATCAATTGCGGAAGGCCGCCCGCGAGGAAGGCATGAAGATGCTCTACGACACCGCGCTCGACAAGGTCCGCCAGGGTCTCACCAGCCTGGAAGCCGCGCTCTCCGTCACCATGGCCGAGGAAGCATAA
- a CDS encoding response regulator: protein MELTSSASPSPAAAETPVAGVLLSRDLLFTVKITGTARELGFRVVAVGDVERASALITEHRPKAVFVDLAAGPLAAPESLVALQRTAGPETPFIAFGSHVDPQALAAAKAAGCREVMPRSKFSAELPDIVRRLLG, encoded by the coding sequence ATGGAACTGACGTCCTCCGCAAGCCCGTCGCCGGCCGCCGCCGAAACGCCCGTCGCGGGCGTGCTCCTGAGCCGCGACCTTCTGTTCACGGTCAAGATCACCGGCACGGCGCGCGAGCTGGGCTTCCGGGTCGTGGCCGTCGGCGACGTCGAGCGGGCCTCGGCCTTGATCACGGAGCATCGGCCCAAGGCCGTGTTCGTCGACCTGGCGGCGGGGCCGCTGGCCGCCCCCGAGAGCCTGGTCGCGCTCCAGCGGACGGCCGGTCCGGAGACGCCGTTCATCGCCTTCGGGTCGCACGTCGACCCCCAGGCGCTGGCCGCCGCGAAGGCCGCCGGCTGCCGCGAGGTCATGCCCCGCAGCAAGTTCTCGGCCGAGCTTCCCGACATCGTCCGCCGATTGCTGGGATGA
- a CDS encoding HAD family hydrolase, translating into MISAVIFDFNGVLVDDESVHFDLFREVLEQEGVTLTDRDYHERYLGYDDAGCFEHVLHDAGRTTDPAYIAGLIARKGARYAEVAEQGLRFFPHAAETLKAMADAFPVAICSGALRSEIVYVLNRLGVRDRVSAIIAAEDAHKCKPDPAGYLQSLDALREHLAASGPKGPVLEARNCLVLEDSLAGIVSAKGAGMWAVGITQTYQAHQLRQSGADAVIDGLATLTPAWIKETFPDDHLG; encoded by the coding sequence ATGATTTCCGCTGTGATTTTCGACTTCAACGGCGTGCTCGTCGACGATGAGTCGGTGCATTTCGACCTGTTCCGCGAGGTGCTGGAGCAGGAGGGCGTGACTCTCACCGATCGCGACTATCACGAGCGCTATCTCGGCTACGACGACGCCGGCTGCTTCGAGCACGTGCTGCACGACGCCGGCCGGACGACCGACCCGGCCTACATCGCCGGCCTGATCGCTCGGAAGGGGGCGCGGTACGCCGAGGTCGCCGAGCAGGGCTTGCGGTTCTTCCCGCACGCGGCCGAGACCCTCAAAGCCATGGCCGACGCGTTTCCCGTGGCCATCTGCTCCGGCGCGCTGCGATCGGAGATCGTCTACGTTCTGAATCGCCTGGGCGTGCGCGACCGGGTCTCGGCGATCATCGCCGCCGAGGACGCCCACAAGTGCAAGCCCGACCCCGCCGGCTACCTCCAGAGCCTGGACGCCCTTCGCGAGCACCTGGCCGCGAGCGGGCCGAAGGGCCCGGTTCTCGAAGCTCGCAACTGTCTGGTCCTCGAAGACAGTCTGGCGGGGATCGTCTCGGCCAAGGGGGCGGGCATGTGGGCCGTGGGCATCACCCAGACCTACCAGGCGCACCAGCTTCGCCAGTCGGGGGCCGACGCCGTCATCGACGGCCTGGCGACCCTCACCCCCGCCTGGATCAAGGAAACGTTCCCCGACGACCACCTCGGTTGA
- a CDS encoding P-II family nitrogen regulator, which yields MKLIIAIIQPTKLEAVKEALSKVEVFRLTVMDVQGFGRQKGYTEVYRGHEVTVNLLRKIELQIAVNEDFVEPTVSAILEAGRSGPDGKIGDGKIFILPLDDCIRIRTGERGPEAI from the coding sequence ATGAAGCTCATCATCGCCATCATCCAGCCCACCAAGCTCGAAGCCGTCAAGGAGGCGCTGTCGAAGGTCGAGGTCTTCCGCCTCACCGTGATGGACGTGCAGGGCTTCGGCAGGCAGAAGGGCTATACGGAGGTTTATCGGGGCCATGAGGTCACGGTGAACCTGCTCCGCAAGATCGAGCTTCAGATCGCCGTCAACGAGGACTTCGTCGAGCCGACCGTCAGCGCCATCCTCGAAGCGGGGCGGAGCGGGCCGGACGGCAAGATCGGCGACGGCAAGATCTTCATTCTTCCGCTCGACGACTGCATCCGGATTCGCACCGGCGAACGCGGGCCGGAGGCCATCTGA
- a CDS encoding sigma-70 family RNA polymerase sigma factor, with product MVSRHTDRRESSTSSPLQIYLQDINDTPLLSAEEERELAERVAAGDPYAREHMVKANLRLVVNIARGYLGKGLNLEDLIEEGNLGLMRAVEGFDGMMETRFSTYASYWIKQSIRRAVMNSGKPIRLPAYMVSLLAKWKRASTVLTDRLGRVPTADEIGKALKLSKKKVGIVTKAIRVNNLTHHSDGPDDEKMVLDDVLTDDRSKAPEDLLIEADDLERIFGRLDALDDREAAVIRMRFGLEPYDPMTLREVGENLGLTRERVRQLESLALQKLMHDLEDLPGASVY from the coding sequence ATGGTTTCTCGACACACCGACCGTCGCGAGAGCAGCACCTCTTCACCGCTTCAGATTTATCTTCAAGACATCAACGACACGCCGCTGCTGTCGGCCGAGGAAGAGCGCGAACTCGCCGAGCGGGTCGCGGCCGGCGACCCCTATGCACGCGAGCACATGGTCAAGGCCAACCTCCGCCTGGTCGTGAACATCGCGAGAGGCTATCTCGGCAAGGGCTTGAACCTCGAAGACCTGATCGAGGAAGGCAACCTCGGCCTGATGCGCGCCGTGGAAGGCTTCGACGGCATGATGGAAACGCGGTTCAGCACCTATGCGAGCTACTGGATCAAGCAGTCGATCCGCCGCGCCGTGATGAACAGCGGCAAGCCGATCCGCTTGCCCGCCTACATGGTGAGCCTGCTCGCGAAGTGGAAGCGAGCCTCCACCGTCCTGACCGACCGCCTGGGGCGGGTCCCCACCGCCGACGAGATCGGCAAGGCGCTGAAGCTCTCGAAGAAGAAGGTGGGTATCGTCACCAAGGCGATCCGGGTGAACAACCTGACCCACCACAGCGACGGGCCGGACGACGAGAAGATGGTGCTCGACGACGTCCTGACCGACGACCGGAGCAAGGCCCCCGAAGACCTGTTGATCGAGGCCGACGACCTGGAGCGGATCTTCGGCCGGCTCGACGCCCTCGACGACCGCGAAGCCGCCGTGATCCGCATGCGGTTCGGCCTCGAGCCCTACGACCCGATGACCCTTCGCGAAGTCGGCGAGAACCTCGGCCTCACCCGCGAACGCGTCCGCCAGCTCGAAAGCCTCGCCCTCCAGAAGCTGATGCACGACCTCGAAGACCTGCCCGGCGCATCTGTCTACTGA
- a CDS encoding DUF1559 domain-containing protein, with product MNALSRRCPSRRRGFTLIELLVVIAIIAVLIALLLPAVQAAREAARRAQCTNNLKQIALAANNYESSNGCFPGGSYSGSDPVSPPRWSTYPENFSCFVRMLPYFEQAPMYGALNLSLCSSDVCNLTVAGVRVSSLICPSDTMNETIPLPPTRASSNVTPGWSFNYIDKGADAVYPLPPGTWNQAFTSYGGNAGTFNFGFTNLMPSATLSAFNGVIYNDSSVRIAAITDGTSNTFLFGEHSKGQLMAIDPAYAISDGAWNSARWYDTMFAALYPINIGFGNNTAITNKSYYYPTTASSMHPGGANFAYCDGSVHFIKSTISSWTFNNGNATSYGDSMPDNTTFVTAAKTSPTGKAGTYLTHIGSDGTPAQLGVYQKLATRSGGEVVSADQY from the coding sequence ATGAACGCCCTTTCGCGTCGTTGTCCCAGCCGCCGTCGCGGCTTCACGCTCATCGAGCTGCTGGTGGTCATCGCGATCATCGCCGTCCTGATCGCCCTGCTGTTGCCGGCGGTGCAAGCGGCCCGCGAGGCCGCCCGCCGCGCCCAATGCACCAACAACCTGAAGCAGATCGCGCTTGCGGCCAACAATTACGAGTCGTCGAACGGGTGCTTCCCGGGCGGCTCCTACTCCGGCTCCGATCCGGTGAGCCCCCCGCGCTGGAGCACCTACCCCGAGAACTTCAGTTGCTTCGTCCGGATGCTGCCGTATTTCGAGCAGGCGCCCATGTACGGCGCCTTGAATCTGAGCCTCTGCTCGTCGGACGTGTGCAACCTGACGGTCGCCGGCGTGCGCGTCAGCTCGCTGATCTGCCCGAGCGACACGATGAACGAGACCATCCCCCTGCCCCCCACCCGCGCGTCCTCCAACGTCACTCCCGGCTGGAGTTTCAACTACATCGACAAAGGGGCCGACGCGGTCTACCCCCTGCCCCCGGGCACCTGGAATCAGGCCTTCACCAGCTACGGAGGCAACGCCGGCACCTTCAACTTCGGCTTCACCAACCTGATGCCGTCGGCGACGCTTTCGGCCTTCAACGGGGTGATCTACAACGACAGCAGCGTCCGGATCGCGGCGATCACCGACGGGACGAGCAACACGTTCCTCTTCGGCGAACACAGCAAGGGCCAGTTGATGGCCATCGACCCGGCCTACGCCATCTCCGACGGCGCGTGGAACTCGGCTCGGTGGTACGACACGATGTTCGCCGCGCTCTACCCGATCAACATCGGCTTCGGCAACAACACGGCCATCACCAACAAGTCGTACTACTATCCGACGACCGCCAGCAGCATGCATCCGGGAGGGGCGAACTTCGCGTATTGTGACGGCTCGGTCCACTTTATCAAGAGCACGATCAGCTCGTGGACGTTCAACAACGGGAACGCCACCAGCTACGGCGATTCGATGCCCGACAACACCACGTTCGTCACCGCCGCCAAGACGAGCCCGACCGGCAAGGCCGGCACCTATTTGACCCACATCGGCAGCGACGGCACGCCCGCCCAGCTCGGCGTCTATCAGAAGCTCGCCACCCGCTCCGGCGGCGAGGTCGTCAGCGCCGACCAGTATTGA
- a CDS encoding CAP domain-containing protein, translating to MRLGTSCIVIVLGLFATSPASAQDQSASLLTRFAERFRPHRHTHTHTHTAAPQPQATAESVAPVAVEPEPEPAPAAETNAVACECPTGADPYGFMGLLNRVRASAGLHPVAYDPNLSSWASQNNAEQCRRGLGHHVNPAAVQNCAWNYPDANSTVEGWMNSPGHRRNMLAPEITHFGIAFGPGPYWTLNAR from the coding sequence ATGAGACTTGGCACTTCTTGCATCGTGATCGTCCTCGGCCTCTTCGCCACGTCCCCCGCGTCCGCCCAGGATCAGTCGGCAAGCCTGTTGACCCGATTCGCGGAGCGGTTCCGGCCGCATCGACACACGCACACTCATACGCACACCGCCGCCCCCCAGCCCCAAGCAACCGCCGAATCCGTTGCGCCCGTCGCCGTGGAACCGGAGCCGGAGCCGGCACCCGCGGCCGAAACCAACGCCGTCGCCTGCGAATGCCCGACGGGGGCCGATCCGTACGGCTTCATGGGCCTCCTCAACCGGGTTCGCGCCTCGGCCGGCCTGCATCCGGTGGCCTACGACCCGAACCTGTCGTCCTGGGCCAGCCAGAACAACGCCGAGCAGTGCCGGCGCGGCCTCGGACATCACGTCAACCCGGCCGCCGTCCAGAACTGCGCGTGGAACTACCCCGACGCGAACTCGACGGTCGAAGGCTGGATGAACTCGCCCGGCCATCGCCGCAACATGCTCGCGCCGGAGATCACCCACTTCGGTATTGCCTTCGGTCCCGGCCCCTACTGGACGCTCAACGCCCGGTAG